A single region of the Alkalidesulfovibrio alkalitolerans DSM 16529 genome encodes:
- the pth gene encoding aminoacyl-tRNA hydrolase, which yields MDIKGLIVGLGNPGEAYRDTRHNVGFMVVDAVLDEIAAKPYRRQTKLPSPAEFDLWAVSLPRVRGDFLLAKPYTYMNLSGRAVARICMENGVKPENVLVIHDEMDLPFGRLKAKLGGGTAGHNGLASIVSELGSERFLRLRVGIGRPPERGQVTEWVLAPFSSEEAQRLPDVLVTARDALPLFFTPGGKGLSQAQQALHAFDVSFSDPDNEKSSE from the coding sequence ATGGACATCAAGGGACTCATCGTCGGCCTGGGCAATCCCGGAGAGGCCTACCGCGACACGCGGCACAACGTCGGGTTCATGGTCGTGGACGCCGTCCTTGACGAGATCGCCGCCAAGCCGTACCGCCGCCAGACCAAGCTCCCCTCCCCGGCCGAATTCGATCTGTGGGCCGTCTCTCTTCCCCGCGTCCGCGGCGATTTCCTGCTCGCCAAGCCCTACACCTACATGAACCTCTCGGGCCGGGCCGTGGCGCGCATCTGCATGGAGAACGGCGTGAAACCCGAGAACGTCCTCGTCATCCACGACGAAATGGACCTCCCCTTCGGACGTCTCAAGGCCAAACTCGGCGGCGGCACGGCCGGGCACAACGGCCTCGCCTCGATCGTCTCCGAACTGGGCAGCGAACGTTTCCTGCGGCTTCGGGTAGGCATCGGACGACCGCCGGAACGCGGCCAGGTCACGGAATGGGTACTTGCGCCCTTCTCTTCCGAGGAAGCGCAGCGCCTCCCCGACGTACTGGTCACGGCGCGCGACGCACTTCCGCTCTTCTTTACGCCGGGCGGCAAGGGACTTTCCCAGGCGCAGCAAGCCCTTCACGCTTTCGATGTCTCCTTTTCCGACCCCGACAATGAAAAATCCAGCGAGTAG
- a CDS encoding 50S ribosomal protein L25 — MSEQVNLIASARSIKGKTASKAIRGQELVPGIYYNGRGENIMLQVPALALTKAYEKVGLSHVLTLKIEQDGVTAEKPSLIRELKRHPYKRQIMHVDFLGIDLDKKIRVEIPVRITGKCKGVVLGGQLTVFREHLTIECLPLNVPNSIVIDVTEMEIGQNLQVADVKTPEGVGLVYDENFSVVGVLAPEAEAEASEG, encoded by the coding sequence ATGTCCGAGCAAGTCAACCTGATCGCCTCCGCCCGCTCGATCAAGGGCAAGACCGCCAGCAAAGCCATCCGCGGACAAGAGCTTGTCCCCGGCATCTACTACAACGGCAGGGGCGAGAACATCATGCTCCAGGTGCCCGCGCTGGCCCTGACCAAGGCCTACGAAAAGGTCGGCCTGTCCCACGTGCTGACCCTGAAGATCGAGCAGGACGGCGTCACCGCCGAAAAGCCGAGCCTGATCCGCGAACTCAAGCGCCATCCCTACAAGCGCCAGATCATGCACGTCGACTTCCTGGGCATCGACCTGGACAAGAAGATCCGCGTCGAAATCCCGGTGCGCATCACGGGCAAGTGCAAAGGTGTCGTGCTCGGCGGCCAGCTCACGGTCTTCCGCGAGCACCTGACCATCGAATGCCTCCCCCTGAACGTGCCCAACTCCATCGTCATCGACGTCACCGAAATGGAGATCGGCCAGAACCTTCAGGTGGCCGACGTCAAGACCCCCGAGGGCGTGGGGCTGGTCTACGACGAAAACTTCTCCGTCGTGGGTGTCCTGGCCCCCGAGGCCGAGGCCGAAGCATCCGAAGGCTAG
- a CDS encoding ribose-phosphate diphosphokinase: protein MALHGDLRILSGTANPQLAEAICDHMGCKLTPILAETFSDGEIRIEIGANVRGADVFIVQSTCSPVNFNLMQLGLILDALKRASASRVTAVVPYYGYSRQDRKVVPRAPISAKLVADFLSVAGMHRLLTIDLHAGQIQGFFDLPVDNLFAAPILLNHLKDAYKGEDLVVVSPDAGGVERARAYGKRLGASLAIIDKRRDEPNKAKAMNLIGSVKDKVAIVLDDMIDTAGTICEAASVLKDHGAKLCVASATHAVLSGPAIERLENSHYAEVVVTDTIPLGPKAKECSKIKVMSVAGLLAKAIHNIHTESSVSVLFV from the coding sequence ATGGCGCTTCACGGTGATTTGAGGATTCTCTCCGGCACTGCCAACCCTCAGTTGGCCGAGGCCATTTGTGACCATATGGGCTGCAAGCTGACGCCCATCCTCGCCGAAACCTTCTCCGACGGGGAAATCCGCATCGAGATCGGGGCGAACGTGCGCGGCGCCGACGTCTTCATCGTCCAGTCGACCTGCTCCCCGGTCAACTTCAACCTGATGCAGCTCGGCCTGATCCTGGACGCGCTCAAGCGCGCCAGTGCCTCGCGCGTCACGGCCGTGGTGCCCTACTACGGCTATTCGCGCCAGGACCGCAAAGTCGTGCCCCGCGCACCCATCTCAGCCAAACTGGTGGCGGACTTCCTTTCCGTGGCGGGCATGCACAGGCTCTTGACCATCGATCTGCACGCCGGCCAGATCCAGGGATTTTTCGATCTCCCCGTGGACAACCTCTTCGCCGCGCCCATCCTGCTCAATCACCTCAAGGACGCCTACAAGGGCGAGGACCTGGTCGTGGTTTCGCCGGACGCGGGGGGCGTGGAACGGGCGCGGGCGTACGGCAAGCGACTGGGGGCGAGCCTGGCTATCATCGACAAGCGCCGCGACGAGCCTAACAAGGCCAAGGCCATGAACCTCATCGGCAGCGTCAAGGACAAGGTGGCCATCGTGCTCGACGACATGATCGACACGGCCGGCACCATCTGTGAGGCCGCCTCGGTACTCAAGGATCACGGCGCCAAGCTTTGCGTGGCCAGCGCCACGCACGCCGTACTCTCCGGCCCGGCCATCGAACGGCTGGAGAACTCCCACTACGCCGAGGTCGTGGTCACGGACACCATTCCGCTCGGCCCCAAGGCCAAGGAGTGTTCGAAGATCAAAGTCATGTCCGTGGCCGGACTGCTGGCCAAGGCCATCCATAACATCCATACAGAATCCTCGGTGAGCGTCCTGTTCGTCTAG
- the ispE gene encoding 4-(cytidine 5'-diphospho)-2-C-methyl-D-erythritol kinase → MTSVPAIRLLAPCKVNLVLRIEGRREDGYHTLTSIFLPLAEPHDVLTVSPGETGEGLSLSCPGIDEPAETNLVHKAYVHFAAATGFAPDLRVSVSKDIPTGAGLGGGSSDAAAMLSHLNSIAGRRALPLDELAALALSLGADVPFFLLGRPALARGVGEVLTPIEVDLSGFTLLLVCPPFHVNTAWAYRAFDEAQGHSGRSLGLMHVLTAHHEPDTGSFCLWPGCLENDFEAVVFRAFPALRRIKDDMVRSGAAGVVMSGSGASILGLFRSADDAARTARFLSAQGSRVFAHGP, encoded by the coding sequence ATGACCTCCGTTCCCGCAATTCGACTCCTCGCCCCGTGCAAGGTCAACCTCGTCCTGCGCATCGAGGGCCGCCGCGAAGACGGCTACCACACCCTGACTTCGATCTTTCTTCCGCTTGCCGAGCCGCACGACGTCCTGACCGTCTCTCCTGGGGAGACAGGGGAAGGCCTCTCGTTGTCGTGTCCGGGCATCGACGAGCCCGCCGAGACGAACCTCGTCCACAAGGCTTACGTGCATTTCGCGGCAGCCACCGGATTCGCCCCGGACCTGCGCGTCTCGGTGAGCAAGGACATTCCGACCGGGGCGGGGCTCGGCGGCGGAAGCTCGGATGCCGCAGCCATGCTGTCCCATCTGAACTCGATCGCCGGAAGACGAGCCCTGCCGCTGGATGAGCTTGCCGCACTGGCCCTCTCGCTCGGGGCCGATGTGCCATTCTTTCTGCTGGGACGTCCCGCCCTCGCGCGTGGGGTGGGCGAGGTGCTCACGCCCATCGAAGTGGACCTGAGCGGCTTCACCCTGCTCCTCGTCTGCCCGCCGTTTCACGTCAACACCGCCTGGGCTTACCGCGCCTTCGACGAGGCGCAAGGACACTCCGGACGATCGCTTGGACTCATGCACGTATTGACAGCCCACCATGAACCGGATACAGGCTCTTTTTGCCTTTGGCCAGGCTGCCTGGAGAACGACTTCGAAGCCGTTGTTTTCCGGGCCTTTCCTGCCTTGAGGCGTATTAAAGATGACATGGTGCGGTCGGGCGCGGCCGGAGTCGTCATGAGCGGCAGCGGCGCGAGCATTCTGGGCCTCTTTCGCAGCGCGGACGACGCCGCAAGGACCGCACGTTTTCTGTCTGCACAGGGTTCGCGGGTTTTCGCCCACGGCCCTTGA
- a CDS encoding DegQ family serine endoprotease — protein MKTLRILAGLVLAVALCFPAKATVLPDFSDLAEQAGRAVVNISTVKTDRGGERMRDFFQFRRPPRGGPMDEFFDQFERFFRDQAPQQQQPQQQRPRREGALGTGFIISADGYIVTNNHVIAEADEIKVNLQGSNSSYDAVIVGRDRETDLALLKIEAKEKLPTLSFGDSDGARVGQWVLAIGNPFGLGHTVTAGIISAKGRVIGAGPFDDFIQTDASINPGNSGGPLLDLQGRVIGVNTAIVASGQGIGFAVPSNMAKGIIEQLKSGGMVSRGWLGVTIQDVNADAAKALGLPEAKGAMIANVLPGEPADKAGLKASDVILKVNGQDVADSGDLLRTIARIKPGEKVKLTVWRKGKTMEVTAELGQRDTEKLTQSPAPQDRPLGDIAGLSLRPVNEQEARALGLDKPQGLLVLDVQPDSDAEIAQIAPGDVIIEVNQQTVSTLADFERIYRTEGREKGVVLVLIKRQGRNVIRTMNVPAQ, from the coding sequence ATGAAAACCCTTCGAATCCTCGCTGGACTCGTTCTGGCGGTTGCGCTCTGCTTCCCGGCCAAGGCCACGGTCCTCCCCGATTTCTCCGACCTTGCCGAGCAGGCGGGACGCGCCGTGGTCAACATCTCGACCGTCAAAACAGACAGGGGCGGCGAGCGCATGCGCGATTTCTTCCAGTTCCGTCGCCCGCCGCGCGGCGGGCCAATGGACGAATTCTTCGACCAATTCGAGCGTTTCTTCCGGGACCAAGCCCCGCAACAGCAACAGCCCCAGCAGCAGCGTCCCCGGCGCGAGGGGGCGCTTGGCACGGGCTTCATCATCTCCGCCGACGGCTACATTGTGACCAACAACCACGTCATCGCCGAGGCGGATGAAATCAAGGTCAACTTACAAGGTTCCAACTCCTCCTATGACGCCGTGATCGTCGGCCGCGACCGTGAAACCGATCTCGCCCTGCTCAAGATCGAGGCCAAGGAGAAACTGCCCACATTGTCCTTTGGCGATTCAGACGGCGCACGCGTAGGACAGTGGGTGCTGGCCATCGGCAATCCCTTCGGACTGGGCCACACCGTGACCGCCGGCATCATCAGCGCCAAGGGACGCGTCATCGGCGCTGGCCCCTTCGACGACTTCATCCAGACCGACGCGAGCATCAACCCCGGCAACTCCGGCGGACCGCTCTTGGACCTGCAGGGTCGGGTCATTGGCGTGAACACGGCCATCGTGGCCTCGGGCCAGGGAATCGGCTTCGCCGTGCCCAGCAACATGGCCAAAGGCATCATCGAACAACTCAAGAGCGGAGGCATGGTCAGCCGGGGCTGGCTCGGGGTGACCATCCAGGACGTGAACGCCGACGCCGCCAAGGCGCTCGGCCTGCCCGAGGCCAAGGGCGCCATGATCGCGAACGTTTTGCCGGGAGAACCGGCAGACAAGGCCGGACTCAAGGCCTCGGACGTCATCCTCAAAGTAAACGGGCAAGACGTTGCCGACTCTGGCGATCTGCTGCGCACCATCGCCCGCATCAAGCCCGGGGAAAAGGTCAAGCTGACCGTGTGGCGCAAGGGGAAGACCATGGAAGTGACTGCCGAACTCGGCCAGCGCGACACCGAAAAATTGACCCAGAGCCCGGCCCCCCAGGATCGACCGCTGGGTGACATCGCCGGTTTATCGCTGCGCCCCGTGAACGAACAGGAAGCCCGCGCGCTCGGTCTCGACAAGCCTCAGGGGCTCCTAGTCTTGGACGTGCAACCCGATTCGGACGCGGAGATAGCCCAGATCGCGCCCGGCGACGTGATCATCGAAGTCAACCAGCAGACCGTGAGCACACTCGCCGACTTCGAGCGGATCTACCGCACCGAGGGCAGGGAGAAGGGCGTCGTGCTCGTGCTCATCAAGCGCCAGGGCCGAAACGTCATCAGAACCATGAACGTTCCCGCGCAATAG